In Lycium ferocissimum isolate CSIRO_LF1 chromosome 11, AGI_CSIRO_Lferr_CH_V1, whole genome shotgun sequence, a single genomic region encodes these proteins:
- the LOC132038490 gene encoding uncharacterized protein LOC132038490 produces MDQESSSDVGRQYSQILQMLKGNESAPTVNTVKLDTADTSSSVAGTITALLSNLVESNWIVDTEASNHMVHNKEFLMKCEKLSEYARNKVHLPTGKQITKELKCMVRFFPDFHGFQEISSGKVLGIGREDDGLYILKACKENSGGDSRSRQKCCSSNSVNISSSVSNNGVRDIAMYDTVAQNSMLILKDFLALVKTQFDTIFKCLRTDNGIEFLMSKLVHYLENLDYFIRVLGHCAATAVYILNRLPSMVLNGVKKGDKFGPRAIPSVHIGYFSSQKGYILFDLTTKEFFVNRDTVFKENVFPFRNLLTEPSSIFPVLSFFEYDASSPSSHPQVSVTPFTHQNTTPSPSPQT; encoded by the exons ATGGATCAAGAAAGTTCCAGCGATGTGGGTCGACAG TACTCTCAAATCTTGCAAATGCTAAAGGGAAATGAGAGTGCACCTACAGTCAACACTGTCAAACTGGATACAGCCGACACTTCATCAAGTGTTGCAGGTACTATTACTGCTCTTTTGTCTAATCTAGTTGAATCTAACTGGATAGTAGACACTGAAGCCTCAAATCACATGGTGCATAATAAAGAGTTTCTCATGAAATGTGAGAAGCTAAGTGAATATGCTAGAAATAAAGTTCATCTTCCCACTGGGAAACAA ATTACCAAGGAATTGAAATGTATGGTTCGTTTCTTCCCTGATTTCCATGGATTTCAGGAAATCTCAAGTGGGAAGGTGCTAGGGATTGGTAGAGAGGATGATGGTTTGTACATCTTGAAGGCTTGCAAGGAGAATTCTGGTGGTGATTCAAGAAGCAGACAGAAGTGTTGTTCTTCTAACTCTGTAAACATTAGTAGTTCTGTTTCTAATAATGGTGTGCGTGATATTGCTATGTATGATACTGTGGCTCAGAATAGCATGT TGATTCTCAAAGACTTTCTTGCTCTAGTAAAGACTCAATTTGATACCATATTTAAGTGCCTGAGAACTGACAATGGCATTGAGTTTTTAATGAGCAAGTTAGTTCACTACTTAGAGAATCTGGATTACTTCATCAGAGTTCTT GGGCACTGTGCTGCCACTGCTGTCTATATATTGAACAGGCTGCCTAGTATGGTTCTTAATGG GGTGAAGAAGGGTGACAAGTTTGGCCCTAGAGCTATTCCCTCTGTTCACATAGGCTATTTTTCATCACAAAAGGGCTATATTTTGTTTGATCTCACTACAAAAGAGTTCTTTGTCAATAGAGATACGGTGTTCAAGGAAAATGTCTTCCCTTTCCGTAACTTATTGACTGAACCATCTTCTATTTTCCCTGTTCTATCCTTTTTTGAGTATGATGCGTCCTCTCCTAGTTCTCACCCTCAAGTGTCAGTTACACCATTCACTCATCAAAACACTACTCCATCTCCATCTCCACAAACATAG